In Haliaeetus albicilla chromosome 2, bHalAlb1.1, whole genome shotgun sequence, a single genomic region encodes these proteins:
- the HNF4A gene encoding hepatocyte nuclear factor 4-alpha isoform X4 has product MNGSRYDLLQETPDTSPSETANLNTSNSIGVSALCAICGDRATGKHYGASSCDGCKGFFRRSVRKNHMYSCRFNRQCVVDKDKRNQCRYCRLKKCFRAGMKKEAVQNERDRISTRRSSYEDSSLPSISVLLQAEVLAQQISSPVPVINGDIRGKKIANISDVCESMKQQLLVLVEWAKYIPAFCELPLDDQATLLRAHAGEHLLLGAAKRSMVFKDVLLLGNDHIIPRNCPELVEVNRVAIRILDELVLPFQELQIDDNEYACLKAIIFFDPDAKGLSDPSKIKRMRYQVQVSLEDYINDRQYDSRGRFGELLLLLPVLQSITWQMIEQIQFVKLFGMAKIDNLLQEMLLGGSSSETPHAHHPLHPHLIQENLGTNVIVANTMPPQMHNGQMSTPETPQPSPPAGSGPEQYKLLPGAIATVAKQPTSIPQPAITKQEVI; this is encoded by the exons ATGAATGGCAGCAGATACGACCTGCTCCAGGAAACACCAG ACACATCTCCATCAGAAACAGCCAACCTCAACACTTCCAACAGCATTGGGGTGAGCGCGCTGTGTGCCATCTGCGGGGACCGCGCCACAGGGAAGCATTACGGGGCTTCCAGCTGCGATGGCTGCAAAGGCTTCTTCAGGAGGAGCGTCCGGAAGAACCACATGTACTCCTGCAG GTTTAACAGGCAGTGTGTGGTagacaaagacaaaagaaaccAGTGCCGATACTGCAGGCTTAAGAAGTGCTTCCGAGCAGGAATGAAGAAGGAAG CTGTACAAAACGAACGGGACCGCATCAGCACCCGGAGATCAAGTTACGAAGACAGCAGCTTGCCCTCCATCAGTGTCTTACTGCAGGCAGAAGTCCTGGCACAACAG atATCATCCCCAGTTCCTGTGATCAACGGAGACATCCGAGGGAAGAAGATTGCCAACATCTCTGACGTGTGTGAGTCCatgaagcagcagctgctaGTGCTGGTGGAGTGGGCCAAGTACATCCCTGCCTTCTGCGAGCTGCCCCTGGATGACCAGGCAA CACTGCTGCGAGCACATGCAGGGGAACATCTGTTACTGGGAGCTGCCAAGAGGTCCATGGTGTTCAAGGATGTCTTGCTGCTAG GAAACGACCACATCATCCCACGGAACTGCCCCGAACTGGTAGAGGTGAACCGCGTAGCCATCCGCATCCTGGATGAGCTGGTCCTCCCCTTCCAGGAGCTGCAGATAGATGATAATGAATATGCCTGCTTGAAAGCCATCATCTTCTTCGACCCAG ATGCCAAAGGACTCAGTGACCCCTCAAAGATCAAGCGGATGCGATACCAGGTGCAGGTCAGCCTGGAGGACTACATCAATGACCGGCAATACGACTCACGGGGCCGCTttggggagctgctgctgctgctgcctgtgctgcagagcaTCACCTGGCAGATGATAGAGCAGATCCAGTTTGTCAAGCTCTTCGGCATGGCTAAGATTGACAACctgctgcaggagatgctgctgggag GCTCATCAAGTGAAACACCGCATGCTCACCACCCCCTGCACCCTCATCTGATTCAGGAGAACCTGGGAACAAACGTCATTGTGGCCAACACAATGCCTCCTCAGATGCACAACGGGCAGATGT CTACTCCAGAAACTCCACAGCCATCTCCACCTGCAGGCTCAGGACCAGAGCAATACAAGCTGCTGCCCGGAGCCATTGCAACCGTGGCAAAACAGCCCACCTCCATCCCGCAACCCGCCATCACGAAACAGGAGGTCATCTAG
- the HNF4A gene encoding hepatocyte nuclear factor 4-alpha isoform X3 gives MNGSRYDLLQETPADTSPSETANLNTSNSIGVSALCAICGDRATGKHYGASSCDGCKGFFRRSVRKNHMYSCRFNRQCVVDKDKRNQCRYCRLKKCFRAGMKKEAVQNERDRISTRRSSYEDSSLPSISVLLQAEVLAQQISSPVPVINGDIRGKKIANISDVCESMKQQLLVLVEWAKYIPAFCELPLDDQATLLRAHAGEHLLLGAAKRSMVFKDVLLLGNDHIIPRNCPELVEVNRVAIRILDELVLPFQELQIDDNEYACLKAIIFFDPDAKGLSDPSKIKRMRYQVQVSLEDYINDRQYDSRGRFGELLLLLPVLQSITWQMIEQIQFVKLFGMAKIDNLLQEMLLGGSSSETPHAHHPLHPHLIQENLGTNVIVANTMPPQMHNGQMSTPETPQPSPPAGSGPEQYKLLPGAIATVAKQPTSIPQPAITKQEVI, from the exons ATGAATGGCAGCAGATACGACCTGCTCCAGGAAACACCAG CAGACACATCTCCATCAGAAACAGCCAACCTCAACACTTCCAACAGCATTGGGGTGAGCGCGCTGTGTGCCATCTGCGGGGACCGCGCCACAGGGAAGCATTACGGGGCTTCCAGCTGCGATGGCTGCAAAGGCTTCTTCAGGAGGAGCGTCCGGAAGAACCACATGTACTCCTGCAG GTTTAACAGGCAGTGTGTGGTagacaaagacaaaagaaaccAGTGCCGATACTGCAGGCTTAAGAAGTGCTTCCGAGCAGGAATGAAGAAGGAAG CTGTACAAAACGAACGGGACCGCATCAGCACCCGGAGATCAAGTTACGAAGACAGCAGCTTGCCCTCCATCAGTGTCTTACTGCAGGCAGAAGTCCTGGCACAACAG atATCATCCCCAGTTCCTGTGATCAACGGAGACATCCGAGGGAAGAAGATTGCCAACATCTCTGACGTGTGTGAGTCCatgaagcagcagctgctaGTGCTGGTGGAGTGGGCCAAGTACATCCCTGCCTTCTGCGAGCTGCCCCTGGATGACCAGGCAA CACTGCTGCGAGCACATGCAGGGGAACATCTGTTACTGGGAGCTGCCAAGAGGTCCATGGTGTTCAAGGATGTCTTGCTGCTAG GAAACGACCACATCATCCCACGGAACTGCCCCGAACTGGTAGAGGTGAACCGCGTAGCCATCCGCATCCTGGATGAGCTGGTCCTCCCCTTCCAGGAGCTGCAGATAGATGATAATGAATATGCCTGCTTGAAAGCCATCATCTTCTTCGACCCAG ATGCCAAAGGACTCAGTGACCCCTCAAAGATCAAGCGGATGCGATACCAGGTGCAGGTCAGCCTGGAGGACTACATCAATGACCGGCAATACGACTCACGGGGCCGCTttggggagctgctgctgctgctgcctgtgctgcagagcaTCACCTGGCAGATGATAGAGCAGATCCAGTTTGTCAAGCTCTTCGGCATGGCTAAGATTGACAACctgctgcaggagatgctgctgggag GCTCATCAAGTGAAACACCGCATGCTCACCACCCCCTGCACCCTCATCTGATTCAGGAGAACCTGGGAACAAACGTCATTGTGGCCAACACAATGCCTCCTCAGATGCACAACGGGCAGATGT CTACTCCAGAAACTCCACAGCCATCTCCACCTGCAGGCTCAGGACCAGAGCAATACAAGCTGCTGCCCGGAGCCATTGCAACCGTGGCAAAACAGCCCACCTCCATCCCGCAACCCGCCATCACGAAACAGGAGGTCATCTAG
- the HNF4A gene encoding hepatocyte nuclear factor 4-alpha isoform X1, with protein MIMRLSKALIDMEMADYSAVLDPAYTTLEFENMQVLAMGNADTSPSETANLNTSNSIGVSALCAICGDRATGKHYGASSCDGCKGFFRRSVRKNHMYSCRFNRQCVVDKDKRNQCRYCRLKKCFRAGMKKEAVQNERDRISTRRSSYEDSSLPSISVLLQAEVLAQQISSPVPVINGDIRGKKIANISDVCESMKQQLLVLVEWAKYIPAFCELPLDDQATLLRAHAGEHLLLGAAKRSMVFKDVLLLGNDHIIPRNCPELVEVNRVAIRILDELVLPFQELQIDDNEYACLKAIIFFDPDAKGLSDPSKIKRMRYQVQVSLEDYINDRQYDSRGRFGELLLLLPVLQSITWQMIEQIQFVKLFGMAKIDNLLQEMLLGGSSSETPHAHHPLHPHLIQENLGTNVIVANTMPPQMHNGQMSTPETPQPSPPAGSGPEQYKLLPGAIATVAKQPTSIPQPAITKQEVI; from the exons ATGATAATGCGCCTTTCCAAAGCCCTAATAGACATGGAGATGGCAGATTATAGCGCAGTGCTAGACCCGGCGTATACCACTCTGGAGTTTGAGAACATGCAGGTGCTGGCTATGGGCAACG CAGACACATCTCCATCAGAAACAGCCAACCTCAACACTTCCAACAGCATTGGGGTGAGCGCGCTGTGTGCCATCTGCGGGGACCGCGCCACAGGGAAGCATTACGGGGCTTCCAGCTGCGATGGCTGCAAAGGCTTCTTCAGGAGGAGCGTCCGGAAGAACCACATGTACTCCTGCAG GTTTAACAGGCAGTGTGTGGTagacaaagacaaaagaaaccAGTGCCGATACTGCAGGCTTAAGAAGTGCTTCCGAGCAGGAATGAAGAAGGAAG CTGTACAAAACGAACGGGACCGCATCAGCACCCGGAGATCAAGTTACGAAGACAGCAGCTTGCCCTCCATCAGTGTCTTACTGCAGGCAGAAGTCCTGGCACAACAG atATCATCCCCAGTTCCTGTGATCAACGGAGACATCCGAGGGAAGAAGATTGCCAACATCTCTGACGTGTGTGAGTCCatgaagcagcagctgctaGTGCTGGTGGAGTGGGCCAAGTACATCCCTGCCTTCTGCGAGCTGCCCCTGGATGACCAGGCAA CACTGCTGCGAGCACATGCAGGGGAACATCTGTTACTGGGAGCTGCCAAGAGGTCCATGGTGTTCAAGGATGTCTTGCTGCTAG GAAACGACCACATCATCCCACGGAACTGCCCCGAACTGGTAGAGGTGAACCGCGTAGCCATCCGCATCCTGGATGAGCTGGTCCTCCCCTTCCAGGAGCTGCAGATAGATGATAATGAATATGCCTGCTTGAAAGCCATCATCTTCTTCGACCCAG ATGCCAAAGGACTCAGTGACCCCTCAAAGATCAAGCGGATGCGATACCAGGTGCAGGTCAGCCTGGAGGACTACATCAATGACCGGCAATACGACTCACGGGGCCGCTttggggagctgctgctgctgctgcctgtgctgcagagcaTCACCTGGCAGATGATAGAGCAGATCCAGTTTGTCAAGCTCTTCGGCATGGCTAAGATTGACAACctgctgcaggagatgctgctgggag GCTCATCAAGTGAAACACCGCATGCTCACCACCCCCTGCACCCTCATCTGATTCAGGAGAACCTGGGAACAAACGTCATTGTGGCCAACACAATGCCTCCTCAGATGCACAACGGGCAGATGT CTACTCCAGAAACTCCACAGCCATCTCCACCTGCAGGCTCAGGACCAGAGCAATACAAGCTGCTGCCCGGAGCCATTGCAACCGTGGCAAAACAGCCCACCTCCATCCCGCAACCCGCCATCACGAAACAGGAGGTCATCTAG
- the HNF4A gene encoding hepatocyte nuclear factor 4-alpha isoform X2: MIMRLSKALIDMEMADYSAVLDPAYTTLEFENMQVLAMGNDTSPSETANLNTSNSIGVSALCAICGDRATGKHYGASSCDGCKGFFRRSVRKNHMYSCRFNRQCVVDKDKRNQCRYCRLKKCFRAGMKKEAVQNERDRISTRRSSYEDSSLPSISVLLQAEVLAQQISSPVPVINGDIRGKKIANISDVCESMKQQLLVLVEWAKYIPAFCELPLDDQATLLRAHAGEHLLLGAAKRSMVFKDVLLLGNDHIIPRNCPELVEVNRVAIRILDELVLPFQELQIDDNEYACLKAIIFFDPDAKGLSDPSKIKRMRYQVQVSLEDYINDRQYDSRGRFGELLLLLPVLQSITWQMIEQIQFVKLFGMAKIDNLLQEMLLGGSSSETPHAHHPLHPHLIQENLGTNVIVANTMPPQMHNGQMSTPETPQPSPPAGSGPEQYKLLPGAIATVAKQPTSIPQPAITKQEVI, encoded by the exons ATGATAATGCGCCTTTCCAAAGCCCTAATAGACATGGAGATGGCAGATTATAGCGCAGTGCTAGACCCGGCGTATACCACTCTGGAGTTTGAGAACATGCAGGTGCTGGCTATGGGCAACG ACACATCTCCATCAGAAACAGCCAACCTCAACACTTCCAACAGCATTGGGGTGAGCGCGCTGTGTGCCATCTGCGGGGACCGCGCCACAGGGAAGCATTACGGGGCTTCCAGCTGCGATGGCTGCAAAGGCTTCTTCAGGAGGAGCGTCCGGAAGAACCACATGTACTCCTGCAG GTTTAACAGGCAGTGTGTGGTagacaaagacaaaagaaaccAGTGCCGATACTGCAGGCTTAAGAAGTGCTTCCGAGCAGGAATGAAGAAGGAAG CTGTACAAAACGAACGGGACCGCATCAGCACCCGGAGATCAAGTTACGAAGACAGCAGCTTGCCCTCCATCAGTGTCTTACTGCAGGCAGAAGTCCTGGCACAACAG atATCATCCCCAGTTCCTGTGATCAACGGAGACATCCGAGGGAAGAAGATTGCCAACATCTCTGACGTGTGTGAGTCCatgaagcagcagctgctaGTGCTGGTGGAGTGGGCCAAGTACATCCCTGCCTTCTGCGAGCTGCCCCTGGATGACCAGGCAA CACTGCTGCGAGCACATGCAGGGGAACATCTGTTACTGGGAGCTGCCAAGAGGTCCATGGTGTTCAAGGATGTCTTGCTGCTAG GAAACGACCACATCATCCCACGGAACTGCCCCGAACTGGTAGAGGTGAACCGCGTAGCCATCCGCATCCTGGATGAGCTGGTCCTCCCCTTCCAGGAGCTGCAGATAGATGATAATGAATATGCCTGCTTGAAAGCCATCATCTTCTTCGACCCAG ATGCCAAAGGACTCAGTGACCCCTCAAAGATCAAGCGGATGCGATACCAGGTGCAGGTCAGCCTGGAGGACTACATCAATGACCGGCAATACGACTCACGGGGCCGCTttggggagctgctgctgctgctgcctgtgctgcagagcaTCACCTGGCAGATGATAGAGCAGATCCAGTTTGTCAAGCTCTTCGGCATGGCTAAGATTGACAACctgctgcaggagatgctgctgggag GCTCATCAAGTGAAACACCGCATGCTCACCACCCCCTGCACCCTCATCTGATTCAGGAGAACCTGGGAACAAACGTCATTGTGGCCAACACAATGCCTCCTCAGATGCACAACGGGCAGATGT CTACTCCAGAAACTCCACAGCCATCTCCACCTGCAGGCTCAGGACCAGAGCAATACAAGCTGCTGCCCGGAGCCATTGCAACCGTGGCAAAACAGCCCACCTCCATCCCGCAACCCGCCATCACGAAACAGGAGGTCATCTAG